From Deltaproteobacteria bacterium, the proteins below share one genomic window:
- a CDS encoding TIGR02147 family protein, producing the protein MKDFVVCFRKLLKEVGRAVTKPLFKTSIKPSGFVDYKPYLEAIYQSEKAARPNYSYVIFSHELGLGTGNVSWLIIKGQRKLTRNTIQKVTQALGLRGYEKQYFDTMVLYTHASKPEDLDKHLQKLVSLKSRCVGNTSDEQVLRFYSQWHHAVIFELVGVTPFNSDPQWIQGKLNFHLSEREIQESLTMLETMGLIRFDTELQRHVKTVNDFETQSEVVDIGATQFHKRMIDLGKSSIENLPPDERDIGAVTIAVSPNGLKRIKQEVQAFRNYLMFIASQDQGASEMMQVNIQAFALTNLKGDREGQD; encoded by the coding sequence ATTAAAGATTTTGTTGTTTGTTTCCGAAAACTCCTAAAGGAGGTCGGAAGAGCAGTGACTAAACCACTCTTTAAGACATCAATTAAACCATCTGGCTTTGTCGACTATAAGCCTTATCTCGAGGCTATATACCAAAGCGAGAAGGCTGCTCGTCCCAACTACTCCTACGTCATCTTCTCGCACGAGCTAGGGCTAGGTACGGGCAATGTCTCGTGGCTGATCATCAAAGGCCAACGCAAGCTGACTCGTAATACGATTCAAAAGGTAACCCAGGCCTTAGGACTCCGCGGTTACGAGAAGCAGTACTTCGACACTATGGTGCTCTACACTCATGCCTCGAAGCCTGAGGATCTCGACAAGCATCTGCAGAAGTTGGTGAGTCTCAAGAGCCGGTGTGTAGGCAATACTTCAGATGAGCAAGTATTGCGCTTTTATAGCCAGTGGCATCACGCCGTGATCTTTGAGCTGGTGGGAGTGACACCATTTAACTCTGATCCTCAGTGGATACAGGGCAAACTTAACTTCCACCTGTCTGAGCGTGAGATTCAGGAGAGTCTAACGATGCTCGAGACGATGGGGCTTATTCGCTTCGATACGGAACTCCAGCGGCACGTCAAAACGGTCAACGATTTCGAGACGCAATCTGAGGTCGTCGATATCGGGGCTACTCAGTTCCATAAGAGAATGATCGACCTCGGTAAGTCGTCGATCGAAAACCTACCACCCGACGAGCGTGACATTGGCGCTGTGACTATTGCGGTGTCGCCTAACGGACTGAAGCGTATCAAACAAGAAGTACAAGCATTCCGTAACTATCTCATGTTCATAGCATCGCAAGACCAAGGTGCTTCGGAAATGATGCAAGTAAATATCCAAGCGTTTGCCTTAACCAACCTGAAAGGCGATAGAGAAGGACAAGACTAA